A part of Manduca sexta isolate Smith_Timp_Sample1 chromosome 10, JHU_Msex_v1.0, whole genome shotgun sequence genomic DNA contains:
- the LOC115443882 gene encoding nucleoside diphosphate-linked moiety X motif 8-like, giving the protein MYGKITFGIHNIFSFASRERCMTKLKKISFSKQNPKLEATASVLVPLCRVEGVPSLLYTVRSSTLRTNSGQVSFPGGKTDKNETAIETAIRETREEIGLSPQKIEVWGEGSPVPGRNFKIMITPVVASIQELKPQDLKVNTNEVSEVFTVPIETLCDSKNQYYTQFKNGYILPVFVAEEYKIWGVTAYITHLFLSGILSKDVYKNEWIKKKIVIDNL; this is encoded by the coding sequence atgtatggtaaaattacttttggtatacataatatattttcattcgcGTCACGTGAGCGTTGCATGAcgaaactgaaaaaaatatctttttctaAACAAAATCCAAAGCTTGAAGCCACAGCGTCTGTTTTAGTACCTCTTTGTCGCGTCGAGGGTGTACCTTCCCTGCTGTACACAGTAAGATCCTCTACTTTGCGAACAAACAGTGGCCAAGTATCGTTCCCCGGCGGAAAAACTGACAAGAATGAGACGGCCATAGAAACAGCGATTCGAGAGACCAGAGAAGAGATAGGGTTGTCGCCACAAAAGATAGAAGTATGGGGCGAAGGGTCCCCTGTACCAGGTCGGAACTTCAAAATAATGATTACCCCTGTAGTAGCATCAATTCAGGAGTTAAAGCCCCAGGACCTAAAGGTTAATACAAATGAAGTGTCAGAAGTGTTCACTGTACCAATTGAGACTTTATGTGATTCAAAGAACCAGTATTATACTCAGTTTAAAAATGGGTATATACTACCAGTCTTTGTTGCAgaggaatataaaatatgggGGGTGACAGCATACATCACCCACTTATTTTTAAGTGGGATTTTATCAAAGGATGTTTACAAGAATGAAtggattaaaaagaaaattgttattgacaatttgtga
- the LOC115443853 gene encoding nudix hydrolase 3, with the protein MALASELLLSSVARQRCVSKLKEVPVFVKDWINFKSEAAVLVPLCVQNNEVCLLYTLRSSNLTNHSGQVSFPGGKMDKSETVFETALRETEEEIGVPRESVDIWGKMNKIQGRNRDIIITPVVGLIQNYSFSKLQRNADEVEEIFTVPMSTFCDVNNHASFEYENLMTPVFLGAQHKIWGITGIITHFFLQCFLPSDVYKVDFTRKKYLMDELMPSKL; encoded by the coding sequence ATGGCATTAGCTTCTGAATTGCTACTTTCTAGCGTCGCTCGACAGAGATGCGTCTCCAAACTCAAAGAAGTTCCTGTTTTCGTCAAGGATtggataaattttaaatcagaaGCAGCTGTTTTAGTTCCGTTATGTGTACAAAACAATGAGGTATGTCTCCTTTATACGCTACGGTCATCAAATCTCACCAATCATAGTGGCCAAGTATCGTTTCCGGGAGGGAAAATGGACAAAAGTGAAACTGTGTTTGAGACAGCGCTCAGAGAAACTGAAGAAGAGATCGGGGTGCCGCGGGAAAGTGTGGATATTTGGggcaaaatgaataaaattcaaGGCAGGAATAGAGATATTATAATCACGCCTGTGGTTGGTCtcatacaaaattattcttttagcAAACTGCAGCGCAACGCTGACGAGGTTGAAGAGATATTCACGGTTCCAATGAGTACATTTTGTGATGTGAACAACCATGCATCATTTGAGTATGAAAATCTCATGACACCAGTGTTTTTGGGCGCACAACATAAGATTTGGGGTATTACTGGCATAATCACTCATTTTTTTCTTCAGTGTTTCTTGCCAAGTGACGTTTATAAAGTTGATTttacaaggaaaaaatatttgatggatGAACTGATGCCATCTAAACTGTAG